A DNA window from Centroberyx gerrardi isolate f3 chromosome 3, fCenGer3.hap1.cur.20231027, whole genome shotgun sequence contains the following coding sequences:
- the LOC139923691 gene encoding E3 ubiquitin-protein ligase RBBP6-like isoform X1, translated as MSCVHYKFSSKLDYNTVTFDGLHITLSELKRQIMARERLKATDCDLQITNAQTREEYTDDEAHIPKHSSVIVRRTPIGGVKPAGRTFIVDRSDTAVVGSSRPTDSSPSLSLAQLSKTANLADANASEEDKIRAMISQSNHDYDPIHWLIFNVLVSLVTPRRQLDLLLLTIPASAVERLATTYGNAPCKWIKVWRVLSL; from the exons ATGTCGTGTGTTCACTATAAGTTTTCTTCCAAACTGGACTACAACACAGTTACTTTCGATGGGCTCCATATCACGCTCAGCGAGCTTAAACGGCAGATTATGGCTCGGGAGCGTCTCAAGGCCACAGACTGCGACCTGCAGATCACCAATGCGCAGACTCGGGAAG AGTACACTGATGATGAAGCCCACATCCCTAAACACTCTTCTGTGATCGTCCGGCGCACTCCGATTGGCGGAGTGAAACCTGCTGGCAGGACGTTCATTGT AGATCGTTCTGACACAGCTGTGGTGGGATCTTCTAGACCC ACTGATTCATCCCCCTCTTTGTCACTGGCCCAACTCTCCAAG ACTGCTAACCTGGCTGACGCAAATGCATCGGAGGAGGACAAGATTAGAGCCATGATCTCTCAGTCCAACCATGACTATGATCCTATACA TTGGTTAATATTTAATGTACTTGTCTCCCTAGTTACTCCAAGAAGGCAGTTGGACCTCCTCCTGCTCACTATACCTGCTTCCGCTGTGGAAAGGCTGGCCACTACATACGGCAATGCCCCATGCAAATG
- the LOC139923691 gene encoding E3 ubiquitin-protein ligase RBBP6-like isoform X2 has protein sequence MSCVHYKFSSKLDYNTVTFDGLHITLSELKRQIMARERLKATDCDLQITNAQTREEYTDDEAHIPKHSSVIVRRTPIGGVKPAGRTFIVDRSDTAVVGSSRPVCKHTTLSSSSLTSLFLPLSLA, from the exons ATGTCGTGTGTTCACTATAAGTTTTCTTCCAAACTGGACTACAACACAGTTACTTTCGATGGGCTCCATATCACGCTCAGCGAGCTTAAACGGCAGATTATGGCTCGGGAGCGTCTCAAGGCCACAGACTGCGACCTGCAGATCACCAATGCGCAGACTCGGGAAG AGTACACTGATGATGAAGCCCACATCCCTAAACACTCTTCTGTGATCGTCCGGCGCACTCCGATTGGCGGAGTGAAACCTGCTGGCAGGACGTTCATTGT AGATCGTTCTGACACAGCTGTGGTGGGATCTTCTAGACCCGTATGTAAACACACaaccctctcttcttcttctctcacctctctctttctccccctctctctggcgTAA